The genomic DNA GCGGCTGCAGAGAACACGCGGCAAAAAGACGCTCCGCACCTGTGTGCCGAAGCCTGCCTACGCGAAACGCTTCGTGCAGGCAGGCACTTCGGTGCGCAGGCACATTTCTATATGTCGTGGTCGCCTCATGCCGCCCTTAATGAGAAAATCTCGATGGACGGCACGGACTTTTGCTCGCCGGACGTTAGTTGCAACTGCCCTCCGGTATTTTAAGAAAGGAGATGCACATGAAAAATGTTTTACGAAATGTCCGCAGAGGCGGGTTCCTGTTTGTATTGTTTTGCCTATTCACCGGCATGAATCCATTGGATGCTCAATGGGTTCAAACAGGTCCTTACGGTGGTGACGTCAATTCTTTTTTCGTCTCTCCCAACGGGGCAGGCGGCACAGACATCTATGCCGGAGCTTTTGGCTCCGGTGTCTTTCTGTCAACGAACAATGGTACAAACTGGATTGCGGTCGTTAACGGCTTGACTACCGGCAATGTCATGGGTGTTGCGGTTTCCGGAACGAATCTTTTTGAGGGGATCAATCGTGGCGGAGTGTTTCTTTCCACCGACAACGGCACAAGCTGGACAGCGGTCAACAACGGCTTGACAAATAACGTTATCGACGTTCTTGCCCTCTCCGGCACAAATATCTTTCTCGGCACTTATGGCGGCGGAGTTTTTCTATCTACTAACAACGGCACAAGCTGGACAGCAGTCAATAACGGCTTGACGAATAATATTATAAATGCTTTTGCCTTCTCCGGCACGAATGTCTTCACGGCGACTTCGGGTGGTGGCGTGTTCCTGTCAACTAACGATGGCACAAACTGGACAGCGGTCAATAACGGCTTGACGAACATTAATGTGGCATCTCTTGCCTTATTCGGCACAAGTTTATTTGCTGGAACCAGTTCGGGCGGTGTCTTCCTCTCGACCAACAACGGCACAAGCTGGACTGCGGTCAATTCTGGCTTGCCTAATGTCACTATCAAAACTCTTGCGATCTCAGGCACAAACCTATTTGCCGGGACCTCTGGTGACGGTGTTTATCTCTCGACCAACAACGGCACAAGTTGGACTGCGGTCAATTCAGGATTGACGAACACCACTGTCGGGTCTCTCGCCTTCTCGGGCACGAATCTCTTCGCCGGGACTAATGGCGGCGGTGTCTTTCGCTCCACCGATAACGGTACAAGCTGGACTCAAATCGGCGTGCCATACCTTGCTATTAGTAGTATCATCTCCTCCGGCTCAGATCTCTTCGCTGGGACGCCATACAATGGTGTCCTCCTATCGACGAACAACGGCGCGAGCTGGACTCGGGTCAATTCAGGATTTCCAACAAACTGTGTGCCCGATGCTTTTGCCATCTCCGACGCGAATCTCTTTGCCGGGGGTTATGGTGACGGTGTCTATCTCTCGACGAATAACGGCACAAGCTGGACAGCGGTCAATACAGGCTTGACGAACAAAAAGGTCTACGCCCTTGCAGTCTTAGGCACAGATCTCTTTGCCGGGACTAATGGCGGGGGTGTCTTTGTGTCGACAAGCAACGGCGCAAGCTGGACTGCGGTCAATTCAGGATTGCCAGCAAGCGCTTTTGTCAGCGCTTTTGCCGTCTCAGGCACGAATATTTTTGCTGGAACCAGCGACAGTGTTTTTCTGTCGACCAACTATGGTGGAAGCTGGACAGTAACCAATTCAGGATTGCCCCCGAATACTATTGTTGATGCTTTTGCCCTCTCCGGCACAAATATCTTTCTCGGCACTTATGGCGGCGGTATTTATCTTTCCACTAATAGCGGCGCAACCTGGACTGCCACCGGATTGACAAATGGATCTGTCAGCGGTTTTGCCGTCTCCGGCACGAACGTCTTTGCCGGCACTTATGACGGCGGCGTTTATCTTTCCACGAATACCGGGGCAAGCTGGGTAGCAGTCAACTCTGGGCTGATCGACCAAGAAGTTGATTTTATTGCTGTCAATGGCACAAACCTCTTTGCGGGGACCGTCAGTGGTGTCTGGCGGAGAACGCTGTCTGAAATGATTACTGGAATCAAGGAAACAGATGGCGATCTTCCGGCAGAATTCTCTCTTTCGCAGAATTTTCCCAATCCGCTCAATCCGTCGACGGTCATCAGCTATCGATTGCCAGTAAGTTGCTACGCGACTTTAAAGATTTACGATGTGCTCGGAAGGGAAGTTGCCACTTTGGTCAACGAGCGCCAGACCGCAGGCAACCACTACGTGACATTCAACGCAAGCAACTTGCCGAGCGGAGTGTATTTCTACAGACTGCAGGCAGGTTCGTTTACCCAGACAAGGAAGTTAGTTTTAATCAGATGAAAGTCGCTAAAATATCCGGAGAAAACGCGGAACGTAAGCAGAAATAGACCAAAAATATAGAGGTCTCAAGTATCTATTTTGCAATCGTCTCAACCAAGTGAGGAGGAGAGAAATGAGAGCAAAAGTTATACTATGCTTTGTAGCTGGCTTGGTAGTTTCAAGCTTTGCAAACGCTGGAACGAAGTACCATGCTCGCACAATAGCGGCGAATGCGGATACCATCTACATCCCCGGCGGTACCCTTCTCGGCGCGGAAAACGCGGGCTCGACGGAAACGACCATCAACAATGATACTATTGGCACTGCCAGGAGAAATCCCAACCGGGTCTACGCACTTTACGAAGGACAGGTGTACTACCAATTGGCTCCTATCAATGTGTACGATCCCGGCTGCACGTTGACAATAGTAGGTGTACCATCAAGCTACGGAACGACGAAACCGATCATCCTGGTACAGCCGACTAATGGCATGGGAGTCGGCCTCGGTCTTTCTGCAGGTACAAGTACAGTCAACGAAGTCTGCGGCAGTATTAAGTTGGTGAACATACATTACCAGACCATGGAGATGGATGGATCCCAGACTATGGACCTTTTCTCCTGCAGTACGGCCAACAACCTGCCTCAAAGGTTGACAATCGACAACTGCCTGTTTGAATTCAGCAAAGATGCGCTCTTCGATTGTTTCAACCCAAATGAATCCGCCGGCGGCTACCCCCATGAGGCTGAGGTCTTCATAACCAACTCCTATTTCCGCAATATGTTCAATGAGGAACAGTGGTGGGGATCGAGAATCTTCGAATGCGACCATCCGGTAGACACTCTCTGGTTCGAAAACAATACTGTTACAACACCCGGTTTGATGTTCTGTGTCCAGCAAGGTAAGCTTACCGACTTTGCCTACTTCAACCACAATACCATCATCAACAGCATGAAAGACTGGCTCCTTTCCCCGTTCTACCATGAGCTTTACATCACCAATAATATATTTGTCAACCAGAACTGGGTCGGTGAAGATACAAATGTAACTTATTATGCCGGATTGGATCCGGATTCCGAATTCATGAGCACAATCAATATCGATTCAGTCAACGCCAAATACAGAGTAGTGGTACCACAGAAATATTATGCCGGCGATTCGTCGCATTATACTTCAGACCTGTTTCTGTGTAACATGAGAGTATATGTGTCGAACAACGTTAACTATGACGACTCTTTGCTGATCAACGGGTATTATAAATCTCCGACGTTCGTGGATCCCGCGCTCGGGACTCCCCCTTCATACTTGAGTCTGATTGTGCAACTAAGTTCGAATGGGCCATGGAAAATAAATAACCTCCCGGCTGAATGGATGAACCAGCGTACTCAGGCTTCGTTCTCTAAGTACCGGCCCGGCGGCGGTTACGCATCTCCCGATTGCGGATTCGTCGAAGAGGAAACATCGGCCGCGAACCCCAACATGCAGACTCCCGGAATCGCCGACGCATCTGTGGTGACGAGCATGGGAGAGTGGACTCAAAGTCAGTGGATGGATCCAAGATTTTTCTCCGTCCCGCCGCCGAACATCACCGGGAGTAAATACATCTATGGTGACTATAATCCGCAAACTATTCCCGGATACAAGACGGAAAACGGGAGCGGGATAACCAGGTTCACCGACCTGACTGAGAATTTCGGTCAGTCATCCGTTATTTCACAAATCGATGGCCTCCCGGTCGGGTCTTTGATCTGGAATGATGCCGACCTTGCCTCTTATAATTCCTCGGAGGAGTGGCAGAAAGTCCAAGCAGCCTATTTGAGCAACGTCGGAGGCGTTTTACTCAGCGATCGGTCGATTGCTTTCGGCCCTGTGCTTTCACACTCGACAAAGTTAGATACACTCAGAATAACCAACTACGCTTCACAGCCATTCATTATCGACTCCGTTACTACAGGCACGAAGTGGTTCGTTACTTCATCGATCCATGATACGCTCAATTATGGAAACAGCCTTGGCCTCAGCGTCGCATTCACTCCGGATACCGCACTGACATATTCGGACACGCTTTTTATTTTTGGGAATTCAACTGCTCCCTTAAGGAAGGTACCGTTGAGCGGGAGCAAAGCGGTGCCGCAGGTGGTACTGAATCAACTCCGAGTCGAATTCGGCCAGGTTTGCCTTGACTCCACTAAGACAGACACTATTAAAATCACGAACAGTTCGATAGCGACTCTCAG from Candidatus Kryptoniota bacterium includes the following:
- a CDS encoding T9SS type A sorting domain-containing protein, whose protein sequence is MKNVLRNVRRGGFLFVLFCLFTGMNPLDAQWVQTGPYGGDVNSFFVSPNGAGGTDIYAGAFGSGVFLSTNNGTNWIAVVNGLTTGNVMGVAVSGTNLFEGINRGGVFLSTDNGTSWTAVNNGLTNNVIDVLALSGTNIFLGTYGGGVFLSTNNGTSWTAVNNGLTNNIINAFAFSGTNVFTATSGGGVFLSTNDGTNWTAVNNGLTNINVASLALFGTSLFAGTSSGGVFLSTNNGTSWTAVNSGLPNVTIKTLAISGTNLFAGTSGDGVYLSTNNGTSWTAVNSGLTNTTVGSLAFSGTNLFAGTNGGGVFRSTDNGTSWTQIGVPYLAISSIISSGSDLFAGTPYNGVLLSTNNGASWTRVNSGFPTNCVPDAFAISDANLFAGGYGDGVYLSTNNGTSWTAVNTGLTNKKVYALAVLGTDLFAGTNGGGVFVSTSNGASWTAVNSGLPASAFVSAFAVSGTNIFAGTSDSVFLSTNYGGSWTVTNSGLPPNTIVDAFALSGTNIFLGTYGGGIYLSTNSGATWTATGLTNGSVSGFAVSGTNVFAGTYDGGVYLSTNTGASWVAVNSGLIDQEVDFIAVNGTNLFAGTVSGVWRRTLSEMITGIKETDGDLPAEFSLSQNFPNPLNPSTVISYRLPVSCYATLKIYDVLGREVATLVNERQTAGNHYVTFNASNLPSGVYFYRLQAGSFTQTRKLVLIR
- a CDS encoding choice-of-anchor D domain-containing protein: MRAKVILCFVAGLVVSSFANAGTKYHARTIAANADTIYIPGGTLLGAENAGSTETTINNDTIGTARRNPNRVYALYEGQVYYQLAPINVYDPGCTLTIVGVPSSYGTTKPIILVQPTNGMGVGLGLSAGTSTVNEVCGSIKLVNIHYQTMEMDGSQTMDLFSCSTANNLPQRLTIDNCLFEFSKDALFDCFNPNESAGGYPHEAEVFITNSYFRNMFNEEQWWGSRIFECDHPVDTLWFENNTVTTPGLMFCVQQGKLTDFAYFNHNTIINSMKDWLLSPFYHELYITNNIFVNQNWVGEDTNVTYYAGLDPDSEFMSTINIDSVNAKYRVVVPQKYYAGDSSHYTSDLFLCNMRVYVSNNVNYDDSLLINGYYKSPTFVDPALGTPPSYLSLIVQLSSNGPWKINNLPAEWMNQRTQASFSKYRPGGGYASPDCGFVEEETSAANPNMQTPGIADASVVTSMGEWTQSQWMDPRFFSVPPPNITGSKYIYGDYNPQTIPGYKTENGSGITRFTDLTENFGQSSVISQIDGLPVGSLIWNDADLASYNSSEEWQKVQAAYLSNVGGVLLSDRSIAFGPVLSHSTKLDTLRITNYASQPFIIDSVTTGTKWFVTSSIHDTLNYGNSLGLSVAFTPDTALTYSDTLFIFGNSTAPLRKVPLSGSKAVPQVVLNQLRVEFGQVCLDSTKTDTIKITNSSIATLSIDSVYTKTKWFKVSSVQEMIVFGDTLDLPISFKPDTTVTYSDTLYILSNSTIPIIKVPLSGIKAVPQISVYESGIDYSSIHKGSVVIDTVKITNASPASLIIDSLYTGTKYFTVASIHDTVTICDTLRLLVSFAPDTSGIWSDTLYILSNSVYRLTKFLLGGNRYYLVGLGNRNGIPASYGLSQNYPNPFNPTTVINYQLPMNSHVTLRVYDVLGREVVTLVNENESAGYKSVNFNASNLPSGVYFYRIQAGTYSATKKLLLLK